A DNA window from Hyphomicrobiales bacterium contains the following coding sequences:
- the tdh gene encoding L-threonine 3-dehydrogenase: MKALAKLHAREGLWMQTAPVPEIGPDDVLIRINKTGICGTDIHIWNWDDWAQKTVPVPLITGHEFAGEIVELGRNVEGLVLGQRCSGEGHLIGTQSRQSRAGKFHLDPETRGIGVNEQGAFAEYLCLPAFNVVPLPDEISDDIGAILDPLGNAVHTALSFDLVGEDVLITGAGPIGIMAAAVARHAGARNVVITDLNQDRLDLATKVADVTPCNVKKDDLNDIQAQLNIMQGFDVGLEMSGNQVALDQMVESMVMGGRIAMLGIPPGKSPVDWSRIVFKAITLKGIYGREIFETWYKMIAMLQNGLDVSKVITHRFSVDDFEQGFAAMKSGQSGKVVLNWR; encoded by the coding sequence ATGAAAGCGCTTGCTAAACTCCACGCCCGTGAAGGGCTTTGGATGCAAACTGCGCCTGTTCCTGAAATCGGGCCAGATGATGTGCTGATCCGCATCAACAAGACAGGCATTTGTGGCACCGATATTCATATCTGGAACTGGGATGATTGGGCGCAAAAAACTGTACCCGTGCCGCTGATTACAGGTCATGAATTTGCGGGTGAAATTGTCGAGCTTGGGCGCAATGTTGAAGGCTTGGTACTTGGGCAACGGTGCAGTGGTGAAGGTCATCTGATCGGCACGCAATCCCGCCAAAGCCGCGCCGGTAAATTCCACCTTGATCCCGAAACGCGCGGTATTGGTGTGAATGAACAAGGTGCTTTTGCAGAATATCTATGCCTGCCCGCTTTTAACGTGGTGCCTTTGCCTGATGAAATTAGCGACGACATCGGTGCCATTCTCGATCCCTTGGGCAATGCTGTTCATACAGCCCTATCGTTTGATCTGGTGGGTGAGGATGTGTTGATTACAGGTGCTGGACCCATCGGCATTATGGCGGCAGCAGTCGCGAGACATGCAGGTGCGCGCAACGTGGTGATCACTGATCTCAATCAAGACCGTCTCGACCTTGCAACAAAGGTTGCTGATGTGACGCCTTGTAATGTGAAAAAAGACGACCTTAACGACATCCAAGCGCAATTGAACATTATGCAAGGCTTTGATGTTGGGCTTGAGATGTCAGGCAATCAGGTAGCCCTTGATCAAATGGTTGAATCGATGGTGATGGGCGGACGCATTGCAATGCTCGGTATTCCACCGGGAAAAAGCCCCGTCGATTGGAGCCGGATTGTGTTTAAGGCGATTACGCTAAAAGGCATTTATGGCCGCGAAATTTTTGAAACTTGGTACAAAATGATTGCCATGCTTCAAAACGGATTAGACGTGTCCAAAGTCATCACTCACCGCTTTAGTGTTGATGACTTTGAGCAAGGTTTTGCCGCCATGAAATCTGGCCAATCAGGAAAAGTCGTGCTGAATTGGCGCTAA
- a CDS encoding glycine C-acetyltransferase, which translates to MTHAFLSHMDDTLAQIEAEQLTKRERLITSPQGGKITANGKPVINLCANNYLGLANHPDLITAAKTAMDSNGFGMASVRFICGTQDLHRDLEKRLAQFLGKDDSILFAACFDANGGLFEPLLGPEDAIISDALNHASIIDGIRLCKAKRYRYANSDMSDLEEKLKTAKADGARFIMIATDGVFSMDGYLANLPEITKLAEKYDALVMVDDCHATGFMGPKGQGTPQHFGVDVDILTGTLGKALGGSIGGYIAGPQSVIDLLRQRARPYLFSNSLPPAIVAAGIEAIRLVEEGDALRAQLFDNAAYWRAGLEGLGFELLAGEHPIIPVMLGEAHLAQDMAARLFDEGVYVSGFFFPVVPRGQARIRTQMNAALTKDDLDRALSAFEIAGKAVGVLA; encoded by the coding sequence ATGACCCATGCATTCTTATCCCACATGGATGATACGCTCGCTCAAATTGAAGCAGAGCAGCTAACAAAGCGCGAGCGCCTCATTACGTCGCCACAAGGCGGCAAAATTACGGCGAACGGTAAGCCCGTCATCAATTTATGTGCGAATAATTATCTTGGGCTAGCCAATCATCCAGACCTTATAACGGCTGCCAAAACCGCGATGGATAGCAATGGGTTTGGCATGGCGTCTGTGCGGTTTATTTGTGGCACGCAAGATTTGCACCGCGATCTTGAAAAGCGACTTGCTCAGTTTTTGGGAAAAGACGATTCAATCTTATTCGCCGCCTGCTTTGATGCAAATGGTGGTTTGTTTGAACCGCTGCTTGGGCCTGAAGATGCGATAATTTCGGATGCCTTAAATCACGCCTCCATTATTGATGGTATCCGTCTTTGTAAGGCGAAACGCTATCGCTATGCCAATTCCGATATGTCGGATTTAGAAGAAAAATTGAAGACTGCAAAAGCCGATGGTGCGCGTTTCATTATGATCGCAACCGATGGCGTTTTCAGCATGGATGGCTATCTTGCGAACCTGCCTGAAATCACAAAACTCGCTGAAAAATATGATGCCCTCGTTATGGTTGATGATTGTCATGCGACAGGGTTCATGGGGCCAAAGGGGCAGGGTACGCCTCAGCACTTTGGTGTCGATGTTGATATTTTGACGGGAACACTTGGCAAGGCGCTCGGCGGTTCAATCGGTGGGTATATTGCTGGCCCGCAATCTGTCATTGATCTTCTAAGACAGCGAGCACGGCCTTATCTGTTTTCAAATTCACTACCGCCCGCCATCGTTGCGGCTGGTATTGAAGCCATCCGCTTGGTTGAGGAGGGTGATGCGTTGCGTGCTCAGCTTTTTGATAATGCCGCTTACTGGCGAGCGGGTCTTGAGGGTTTAGGTTTTGAGCTTTTAGCGGGCGAACATCCCATCATCCCCGTCATGCTCGGTGAAGCTCATTTGGCGCAAGATATGGCAGCTCGACTTTTTGACGAAGGCGTTTATGTCAGTGGTTTCTTTTTCCCTGTCGTCCCACGCGGACAAGCCCGCATCCGAACTCAGATGAATGCAGCCCTTACTAAAGATGATTTGGATCGTGCGTTATCCGCTTTTGAAATCGCAGGTAAAGCGGTGGGAGTTTTGGCATGA
- a CDS encoding XRE family transcriptional regulator produces MENTDAILSLLPARLKEARRAKGLSLDAVAKLSGVSRSMVSQIERGESSPTISTLWNLTKALQVDFSGLLEGDLANSIEVLRNGAVPTIENHGAGCTIRILSPPEEAGQHEVYDLRFTQNGLLDSQPHAQGTREHLTVVEGNLTVMSGDVVDHLLEGDTARYPADVPHKISANGPARAFLVVSGK; encoded by the coding sequence ATGGAAAATACCGACGCAATCTTGTCCTTACTGCCTGCTCGTTTGAAAGAGGCTAGACGTGCCAAAGGGTTGTCCCTTGATGCGGTGGCTAAATTGTCTGGTGTATCGCGCAGCATGGTCAGCCAGATTGAGCGCGGGGAATCGTCGCCCACCATTTCTACTTTGTGGAATTTGACCAAGGCTCTTCAGGTTGATTTTTCGGGCCTCTTAGAAGGTGACCTTGCAAACAGTATTGAAGTTTTGCGTAATGGCGCGGTGCCGACCATAGAAAACCATGGGGCGGGGTGCACAATTCGTATTCTGTCACCTCCTGAAGAGGCCGGTCAGCACGAGGTTTACGATCTTCGCTTCACCCAAAACGGTCTACTTGATAGCCAACCTCATGCTCAGGGCACACGGGAGCATTTAACCGTGGTTGAAGGGAATTTGACGGTGATGAGTGGTGACGTGGTTGATCATTTGTTAGAGGGTGATACAGCCCGTTATCCAGCCGATGTCCCTCATAAAATTAGCGCAAATGGACCAGCCCGTGCATTTTTAGTGGTGAGTGGAAAATAA